A region from the Triticum aestivum cultivar Chinese Spring chromosome 3D, IWGSC CS RefSeq v2.1, whole genome shotgun sequence genome encodes:
- the LOC123076085 gene encoding BTB/POZ and MATH domain-containing protein 2-like, giving the protein MSGRSRKTVPNGTAVESPAFDVGGHRWNVQCYPNGDRKEADGSTSIFLTSLGDATAEFKLSVLDHDGEPSVNGAVQQQRYSANRYWGWIKFLDKENPNHNKHLEDDCLTVLCDVTVDPGLRAEAEVAAAPPFDLRGQLAEALWNKHPADVTVHVGGETFAAHRWVLEARSPVFRADLEGNATGELRVDDMDAEVFKTLLQFMYTDSAPKLDTMPDNQLPDMMNQQLDQAETTSTAERLLVAADRHGLEDLKRACEKALRPRVDMGSVAAMLALAERHGCAVLKEACMEFLHCPGNLKSFMATDGFEQLRTSCPAAALELVIKQLP; this is encoded by the coding sequence ATGAGTGGCAGATCAAGGAAAACGGTCCCGAACGGCACGGCGGTCGAGTCACCCGCGTTCGACGTCGGCGGCCACCGCTGGAATGTACAGTGCTACCCGAACGGCGACCGCAAAGAGGCCGACGGCTCCACGTCCATCTTCCTTACCAGCCTCGGCGACGCGACGGCAGAGTTCAAGCTTAGCGTGCTCGACCACGACGGGGAGCCCTCGGTCAATGGAGCCGTGCAGCAGCAACGCTACTCGGCTAATCGCTACTGGGGCTGGATAAAGTTCCTCGACAAGGAAAATCCCAACCATAATAAGCATCTCGAGGATGATTGCCTCACGGTCCTTTGCGACGTCACCGTCGACCCCGGGCTGCGCGCGGAagccgaggtggcggcggcgccgccgtTCGACCTGCGCGGGCAGCTTGCGGAAGCCCTCTGGAACAAGCACCCAGCCGACGTGACGGTCCATGTCGGCGGCGAGACCTTCGCCGCGCACCGGTGGGTGCTGGAGGCCCGGTCCCCCGTCTTCAGAGCGGACCTCGAGGGCAACGCCACCGGCGAGCTACGGGTCGACGACATGGACGCGGAGGTGTTCAAGACCCTGCTCCAGTTCATGTACACGGACAGCGCGCCGAAGCTCGATACAATGCCGGACAACCAACTTCCTGACATGATGAACCAGCAACTCGATCAGGCCGAGACAACGTCGACGGCGGAGCGGCTGCTCGTGGCGGCGGACAGGCACGGGCTGGAGGACCTGAAGCGCGCCTGCGAGAAGGCGCTGCGGCCGCGCGTGGACATGGGCTCTGTGGCCGCCATGCTGGCGCTGGCTGAGCGGCATGGCTGCGCCGTGCTCAAGGAGGCGTGCATGGAGTTCCTCCATTGTCCCGGTAATCTGAAATCATTCATGGCGACCGATGGATTTGAGCAGCTCAGGACAAGCTGCCCTGCTGCGGCGCTGGAGCTCGTCATCAAACAGTTGCCGTGA